The Glycine soja cultivar W05 chromosome 6, ASM419377v2, whole genome shotgun sequence genome has a window encoding:
- the LOC114414992 gene encoding EG45-like domain containing protein 2, with protein sequence MKLFLFVIFSSLLLKQLSLVVGDVGTAASYGPPYIPTACDGNRPGQFPPGNLFVAVNEGLWDNGAACGRRYRIRCVSGNNRPCKGGSIDVKVVDSCSRSPCPNTLLMSNDAFAAIARFPHVKINIEYTQI encoded by the exons ATGAAGCTCTTCCTCTTTGTAATCTTTTCTAGCCTATTGCTCAAACAATTGAGCCTTGTTGTTGGAGACGTTGGCACTGCTGCTTCTTATGGACCACCGTACATAC CTACTGCTTGTGATGGGAATAGGCCAGGGCagtttcctcctggaaatctaTTTGTTGCGGTGAATGAAGGGTTATGGGATAACGGGGCAGCGTGTGGAAGGAGATACAGAATAAGGTGTGTGAGTGGAAACAATAGGCCATGCAAAGGTGGTAGCATCGATGTTAAAGTGGTAGATTCCTGTTCAAGGTCACCATGTCCCAACACCCTCCTCATGTCAAATGATGCATTTGCAGCTATTGCACGCTTCCCTCATGTTAAAATCAATATTGAATATACCCA